CCACCTCCTCCAGAAGCCATGTCACTGGATGTCATGGAAACCTGTTGGAAGCTTCCAGTAGACTTTAGGGATGTGGGACTAAATTCTTCCAGTCTCATATCTCCCAGGTTTTTCTTCTCTGTAGCCTTGGCAAAACTCTTCACATTCAGTGATACGGGGCACATTGTAGAGTGCTGTGTGCAAAGCTCCTCTAGGCAAAAATTTTCAACATCAATAACCCCCAGTTTTGAAGAGAAATCCATGCTGGAAACTGTGTCTCGATACTTGGGTGACTCACTATCATTTTGCAACAAGCAATACAATATATTGGCCACTAGGTGAACCATTTCAGTAGCGTCATAATCATTGGATGTTTCAGAATCAATAGACTCTACAGTCCGTGGGCAAGAGGCTGACTGTCCAGCAAGTTTCTCGTTCAccctcttcttcacctctgcTGCAAACAACTCCAGCAGTGCTATCGACCCGTTGGACCTCTCCTGTGGGATTCCTGTTACCTCACCGAAACAGCGATCAAAAGAATTTCCAATGCTGGCTTTTATATCATCCTctgtcacactgtaaaaaatgcgattcctgaaaaagagaaagaatccTACGTTAGTCTGACCTGCTCTAAGCAGTGGATGTTTGAGAAGAAGGTTTAGGTGAATGGGTTGTTTTTTGgtaggagggaaggaaggaataGGAAAGTTTTGACTTACTTCATGTTATGGCCACCTTGGGTAGCGTGGATAAACATCCAGTCTAGAACCTGAGGTTCCACAACTTCCAAGACCTCAGAGCTGATGATTTTTAAGATGTCACTGCACATTTTATAGAGCCGAGAGAATGCGCCAGAAGTCATTTTGCCATCTGCCAAAAGCACCCACTGACTGtaagaaaagatgaagatggttaataaaaacaaacctttaaccagtgtgtgtatataaatatacatatagaGTCAGGATTTCTGCCACTGATTTGCTTGATAACTTTCAATGTGTGACTTACTCATCTGTGATAGCACTTAGAAATAAAGTAACTACTGGTTCGAGGGCCTCTGATGTAATGATGGGAACATCCAATTCACTGCAAATCATCTCTCCAGATTCGTCTGATGAATCCtatgaagaaaaacaatcagGTCAATCATCTCAGCAAGCAGGAATGGTTGAAAGATCAACAAAAtactatctgtgtgtgtgtgtactgtttagAGTTTTAGTATTTCTTGTTGTGAAGAATTCACAAACTACCTCTTAATTAAATCTGCAAGCTATGTGCATTCAGAGAGACCAGACAGAAATCTGGCACTTGAAGCATTTTAAGAGCTTATGGTTGAAATGTGTTGTCAAATGTTGTCTTTGAAAAGCAAACAGTTGATTGACAGATCCAACATAAATCTTCATAAAGAAtcactcattttctcttcattttcaaGAACATCATAGCTGACAGACATTTGTATTCATCTAATTAAGAGTATTTCATAAAAAAGAGGTTCAACTTGTGCgtgcctctgtttgtgtgtgtgtgtgtgtgatcttctTACCTCGTTTTCCATCTTGTCTTTGCCGTGTGTCTTCTCTCTCCAGAAGTGTCTGTGGTGAATATCCGTGTAGATGTGttcactgtctgtcttgtgAGTTAACCTAGTATCTTCTGGTCACTGAATTCTATGTGGAAGCCATGGAACTCCAGAATGTTCAATGTTCTatattctacacacacacacacacacacacacacacacagaatactaCAAATTATCACTATTATGTTGTAAAAACCTTTTAATGTGCTGAATAAACTTGATATGACACCTTCAAAAACAAACCCAGAAAGCAGACATTCTAAAAAGTTAGAaattgtaaaaacacacatacaatgaagtgaaataatacatttatttgttataaaaatgtGCTCAGACTCAAACTTAAAGCCCGGCTTCTCTGCAATAATACACTGTACATCAGCTAATgccaaataaacaaattaaaatattttaatatgaaataatatcaatatcagtAGCTGATATTGCAAACTGCATTCCACCTATCCAGTTATTAAACACCCACCACTATGCAGCTCAGCTGTACTAATATGCTAATGCAACCAAAACACTTGATACCCATCTCGGAACCAACACATTTATCTTCCAAAAGTAACATGTTGTCGCTCATTATACAGTACAAAGGACATCAAAACTTTGAGTTATGATGTAACTATAGCTACTTTTGTAGTCTTAATACTTGATACTAGTCTGCAGTACTCAATACTAAATACCAACCCTACATGAGCTGGTGTTGGTGCTGGTGTAGGGCACAAAGTGAGTaagataaataatgttttaattattaaaatgaataaacaggtATTAGTTTCTTGTCCTTTTAATAAACTATCGTCATTCTCTTTCTTTGAAACTcagaatgtttttctttttccacactACATTGGAAGTTAAATGAGTTTTCCCTCTCTTTGAGGTTTGCTTTGAGGTCTGGCCAAAGTTCTGCTCAAAAGTTTCAAAGATCGCTGTCAGGCATGGAGGCCAACCCTGGAGTAACCCTCGAATAAATATCGCAAATGAATGCACGTCAAAGATTAACCGTGGGGAGCTACTGCTGCAAACAAAGCGATGACACATTATTTCCACCAGTGTTATATTATATGTGATGCAAAGAGGTGACTGCTGAAGAAAAGTTGCTCCTGAGGCTGTTCAGTACTCAGTAATCAGAAATACAAAGGGGTGATTCAAATAAACAGTGGCATACACCTGGAGATGAACTTTAGACGCAGACTCAAAGGGGTCACATGAAGTCCTTGTGTttattatactatatttatttttcataccTAAAACCACCTGttttcctctgacacacacacaaacccatctCAACAACTCTTGTGCTAATAAAAGCAATTCCCCGTTGCTCCACTAGATGGCGAtgcaacatcaaaacaaaccgAGGGGGGCAACGCAACCACATAGCTCCACATCGACAACGTAAAGTGGTTCGACTGTCGCAAACAGGCAGAGTTTTAGGATAAAATACCACGAGCCACGCATTGAGCCACCTTTCCCTCGCGCTCTCTGTCAGTGCGAAGGTAAACTGAAGAAACACGTGTCGTGCACTGAAACTGCAGTTTAAGCTTCAATCTGTTCACTCGGTTGGCGGTATTTTAGTGCCAGTTGCTGCAGTGAGTTGTGTTTCCGGTTCGCCCTACAAATTAAAGGTCTTATTGATATTGTCCGATagttgataaaacaaacaaagtgttgcCAACTAGatatcatttattaaaacattaaagctaTTATTGTCGTCCTTGCCTTTTGATTGCATAATTATATTACAGCAAAATAAACTCAATTCAACACAATTATTGGTGCAATCTGTGCAAACAACTTTTAT
This is a stretch of genomic DNA from Larimichthys crocea isolate SSNF chromosome XIX, L_crocea_2.0, whole genome shotgun sequence. It encodes these proteins:
- the LOC113748301 gene encoding uncharacterized protein LOC113748301; its protein translation is MENEDSSDESGEMICSELDVPIITSEALEPVVTLFLSAITDDQWVLLADGKMTSGAFSRLYKMCSDILKIISSEVLEVVEPQVLDWMFIHATQGGHNMKNRIFYSVTEDDIKASIGNSFDRCFGEVTGIPQERSNGSIALLELFAAEVKKRVNEKLAGQSASCPRTVESIDSETSNDYDATEMVHLVANILYCLLQNDSESPKYRDTVSSMDFSSKLGVIDVENFCLEELCTQHSTMCPVSLNVKSFAKATEKKNLGDMRLEEFSPTSLKSTGSFQQVSMTSSDMASGGGGTSPTKEQRLKKSGKNWSFGHKLRTFFNRNTSKAATASDLNTSESHSWAEDATITHPVPNMQRSDSEETVTNSSSEVLNNSPPKNRSFGHKLRTFFNSKTNKVTPGSDLNTSEGQGSLCRVSRNTLCPDEITEVEEFCSEDPLTPPCENGSMQSSKQPAIMRILSSTGRILMKPFTCCTVIFPVFQ